TAGATCCCGGCGCTCCCACAGCAGAAGTCGGATTCTTTCAGCTCGACGAACCGGAGACCGGGGATCGCCTTCAGTAGTCGCCTCGGCTCCTGCCGGACCTTCTGGCCATGCGCCAGGTGACAGGCGTCGTGATAGGTGGCGGTCAGATTTAGCGGATGGAGCGTACCGCATAACGGGACCCCGGCCAGAAGCTCTGAGACATCCCGCACCTTCTTGCTGAAGGCTTCAGCTTTCCCGGCATAGGCCGGATCGGTCCGGAACAGCTCCCAATACTCCTTCATGACCGAACCGCACCCGGCCGCGTTGACTGCAATGAGATCCACGCCTGCCTGCTCAAAGACGTCGATGGTGTGCCTTGCCAGCAGTTTGCCTCGTTCCCGGTCGCCTTCGTGGACACAGAGCGAGCCGCAGCACCCTTGGTCCTTCGGCACAATCACCTCATACCCGTTCTCGCTCAAGACCCGGACCGTGGCGGCGTTGACCTGCGGAAAGAAAAACCGCTGCACACACCCTAAAAGGAGCCCAACCCGCCCATGCTGCTGACCTTGAGCTGGTGTGACCTCAGCGAGCGCGTACAGGCGAGGGTCTGCGAACTCCGGGAGAAGGGCCTCCATCGTGCCCAGGCGGCCGAAGAGGCTTAAGAGCCCTGAAGCCCGGATGAGCCGTTGCAGGCCAGACCGCTGATACACCCGCAGGAGGCTGGTGAGCGTCCGCAGGCGACCGAGGTCGGTAAAGGTGTACAGGAGGAGGTGGCGGAATCGCCGCTCGGTAGCGGGATACTGATAGCGCCGCCCGATCTGGCCTCTGGCCGTCTCCATCAGAGAGGCGAACTTCACACCTGAAGGGCAGGCCGTCTCGCAGGCCCGGCAGAGGAGGCAGAGGTCCATGTGTTTGACGAAGCTGTCAGAGGCGCCGATCTTCCCTTCTGAAGCGGTCCGAATGAGGTAGAGCCGTCCGCGCGGGCTATCCATCTCGTTACCGAGGACGAGGTAGGTGGGACAGGTAGGCAGGCAGAACCCGCAGTGGATGCAGTCGAGATAGAGTTCCGGGTCAGGCGGGTCGAACTGGTCGAAGGCGCCTGCGTCGATCGTGTCTGTGGGCTGGCTCACCATCCGTCACTAACGTTTCCCCGTTCACCCTCAGCGCGAGGTCGCCTCCCCCATAGCGAACAGCCCATCCCCCAGCGCCAGCTACAGCTCTCACGCACCGACAGCAAGCGCCTCCGAGAGCGAGACGAGGCGTATCCGCAGGGTACCGACTCACCTATTGACAAGAAACTCGAAGAGGATTATATCTCAGGTATTCCTTCATATGCTACGCATAAGAGGCACGCTATAGAGTTATCGGGGGCGATCTTCCTAATGTCAGTGATCAGTGAGTAGATGGCATCATGACCCGTTTGACACAAGGAGGTACCATACCATGATACCAAAGTATCAGAAAGTACTGGTAACAACAGATCTTTCACCCCTCGGAAACACCGCGGTCCCCCATGCCTATGCTGTCCTGGCAGGACGGGGCGGCACTGTCATCCTTTTGTGCGTGGTTGACGTGTCCGAGATGCCGGACCCGCTCTACGCCCAGCCCACGCCGGGGGAGACGCTCGCTGAGGAGCGGGCGGAGATCCGGGAAGATCTGTTCTCCTCGCTGGAAGCGCTTGTGCCTGAGGAGGTTCGCGCAGAGGGAAAGGTGAAAACGGAGGTGCGAGTGGTGGAGATCTCCGGATCAGTCCATGATGCGATCTGCGAGGAAGCTGCAACCAAGGAGGCGGACCTCATCGTGATGGCATCTCATGGCTATTCCGGAATGAAGCACCTGCTCCTGGGCTCAGTAGTAGAGCATGTGCTGCGGTCAGCCGATCGTCCCGTCCTCGTTGTTCGCGCTCGGGGATGAGGCCTCTCGCCGTTCGCCATGACAACTATCGGAGGGATCGAGGTGAACAGTGAATGTAAGGAAGCGTTAGGCGCACTACGCCAAGCAATCTGCATGGCGTGAGCATATCGTATTCCATGATGACTGCAAATCCAGCACGGCATTCCACGACAGAGAAGACGCGCTCCCTGAGCGCGTCTTCAAGCAACTCGTTAGCCGGAAAAGAGGAGACGAGCGCCCCAATCTAATAGTACCCTGGGTACTTACGAGGCGCGGGGCCAGACGGCTGAACCACTGCCGCTAGCTCAAGAGGTGCGGACTACGCAACAAAAGCTCCGACAGAGGCTTCGTAAAAACTAGGCGCACGAGCATCAGGACAAGGAGAAAACAACGACTCAGTGCCATCGAACGATGGCACTCTCGCCCTTGCGCTCGGCTACAGCACTCTTAGCCTATCGAGGGATTGGCTGGTTCGTGCGTGGCTTGAAAGTCTACTGCGAGCGGTAGGTTCTCACGAACTCGCCTGCCACATACTGAAACCGCATAGACCTCCCCCCACCATACAGGGAAGGTTCTCGCCGTTATGGCAGTTTTGATGGAAACGATCGATCCGCTCCTCAGTCCGTTGAGGAATTCCTGCTGCTGATATTACAAGTTCGCGTAATCCTGAGGCAGCATCTACCGGAACCACTACATAAACGAAATCACCATGGCGACCGTTACGAAGATCAACAGGCCACCAGCCGCAAGCCACAATAGTATTGTGTCGCCGCGATCCACTGAACTCCCCCCTTAGTTTAGTTGGTTAACGATTAACCCGGGCCGTTTAACACCATCCACTGCCAGATATGCTCCGGATTGTACCTCATGGAGGTCGATCTTGCAACTATCCATGGAGAGCTAACCTCGGAACGACCGTAGCAGCGAGATGAGCAACTGACCCGAGCAGTGAGGCGCTGCGCAATTCAGATACTAAACGGAAGCGCTACCACATTGCACGCAACATTCTTTCTTAAAGATCCCTAAGAAAGAGGCGTATTTCGTGATCCCCTCCCTTACCGCCCGGAATCTCTAATCAATGTGGATCGAAATACCGTAGACCTTTTGAACGCGACCGTTTAGAATCCACAAGCCAGCCTCGCGTAGGGCCGCCTTGTCGTTTAATTAAGAGCAGCTCGGCCCCTCGCATGTTCGACTAGGCAAGCTTCGTGGGATAATTTAAGGGACGTGGACCCCCTTGTCAAGACAAAAATGCGGATCCTGAAGCGAAACCGAACAAGGCGCTATCTTTGCTATAGCACTTTTTCGCTGTGAACCGTATACTACGGAGCTGAGATCAAGAGATGCTTTTGTCCGGAAGGTCTGTGTGAGTGAGATGAACCAAATTGTTGCTTCACCGATGGGAAGCCTAAGCAACCTCTCAGTAGTCTCCTTTGAGAGTCGCTTAGCCGGCGCCATGGCTGACCTGATCAGCCGCCAAGGCGGGACCCCGATCTCTGCGCCTGCCGTACGCGAGATCCCGCTCGCAAAAAACCCGGAGGCGTTAGAGTTCGCACGAGAGTTATTGGCCGGACGGATCGATCTGGTCGTGCTGCTGACCGGCGTGGGTATTCGTGCCCTGCTTGCCGCCATTGAAGGCACCTACCCGCGCGCGGAATTCCTTGCAGCGTTGAGCCGAATTCCGACCATTGTCCGCGGTCTAAAACCCCAGGCGGTGCTGCGCGAGTTGGGTGTCCCGATTACGCTGGCTGTCCCGGACCCGAACACCTGGCGCGAGATCCTGAGCGCGATCGACGACGCAGCGATCCCCCTACAAGGTCGGCGGGTGGCGGTACAGGAGTACGGGCGGAGCAACCCTGAGCTGGTTGCAGGACTCATGGCGCGAGGGGCCTCTGTGATGCAGGTCTCGGTCTACCGATGGGCATTGCCGGAGGACTGCGGCCCTCTGCGGCGCGCAATCAAGACCATCATCGAGCGGGAGGTCGATCTGGTCCTCTTTACCACCGCTGTGCAGGTGAATCACCTGCTACAGGTCGCAGCGGAGGAGGGCATGGAAGAGTCGCTGCGGGCAGGACTCCGGGACACAGTCGTCGCGTCGATCGGCCCTACCTGTAGCAGGGCCTTGCGCGAGCATGGCCTGGTTGTGGACCTGGAGCCGGAGCATCCGAAGATGGGGTACCTCGTTCTGACCGCCGCGCGCCATGCGCACGTGCTGCGACGGATCAAGCGAGCAAGAGCGATGCAGGGCG
The Candidatus Methylomirabilis sp. DNA segment above includes these coding regions:
- a CDS encoding heterodisulfide reductase-related iron-sulfur binding cluster, coding for MVSQPTDTIDAGAFDQFDPPDPELYLDCIHCGFCLPTCPTYLVLGNEMDSPRGRLYLIRTASEGKIGASDSFVKHMDLCLLCRACETACPSGVKFASLMETARGQIGRRYQYPATERRFRHLLLYTFTDLGRLRTLTSLLRVYQRSGLQRLIRASGLLSLFGRLGTMEALLPEFADPRLYALAEVTPAQGQQHGRVGLLLGCVQRFFFPQVNAATVRVLSENGYEVIVPKDQGCCGSLCVHEGDRERGKLLARHTIDVFEQAGVDLIAVNAAGCGSVMKEYWELFRTDPAYAGKAEAFSKKVRDVSELLAGVPLCGTLHPLNLTATYHDACHLAHGQKVRQEPRRLLKAIPGLRFVELKESDFCCGSAGIYNLLHPNVALQLLDRKIERIRETGADVVVSGNPGCSLQIEKGIRERGLQIRVMHPVELLDWSYRSNSPFALLSERGVGGDFGG
- a CDS encoding universal stress protein codes for the protein MIPKYQKVLVTTDLSPLGNTAVPHAYAVLAGRGGTVILLCVVDVSEMPDPLYAQPTPGETLAEERAEIREDLFSSLEALVPEEVRAEGKVKTEVRVVEISGSVHDAICEEAATKEADLIVMASHGYSGMKHLLLGSVVEHVLRSADRPVLVVRARG